Within the Procambarus clarkii isolate CNS0578487 chromosome 28, FALCON_Pclarkii_2.0, whole genome shotgun sequence genome, the region TTAAATACCTATGTACATATttttatatgtacatatatgaatAGGTATAATATTCCTACATAAATATGTAATTTCTACCTATTCATATAGGTACTTTTTAATTAACTAATCATCTAATTGTGGAAGATCAATAATCTTCAACATTTGTTGGATTGGTTTTGCAAATTTGCACCTATGCCtattctacctattcaaataagGCCTACCAATTCAAATAGGTAATTCTTCTATTATGAATATTCTTTAACGTTGGGCTGTTATTGCAAATTTGTCCATATACCTAATCTACCTATTTAAATAGGTCCTGCCTATTCATATAGGAAATTTTTATTTCGAAAATTCCACATTTGTTGGGCTGTTATTGCAAAATTGCACAtacacctattcaaataggtcatttctacctattcaaataggcacttttttctgttttgaaaattcttacacatttgttggactgttgttgcaaatttgcccatataccaaatctacctattcaaataggtcctacctattaaaataggtccgacctattcaaataggtccgacctattcaaataggtactttttctgttttgaaaattcttacacatttgttggactgttgttgcaaatttgcccatataccaaatctacctattcaaataggaccgacctattcaaataggtccgacctattcaaataggtactttttctgttTTGAAAATTCTTCCACATTTGTTGGACTGTTGCAAATTTGCTCATACACCaaatctacctattcaaataggtccgacctattcaaataggtccgacctattcaaataggtccgacctattcaaataggtcctacctattcaaataggtactttttctgttTTGAAAATTCTTACACTGTTGTTGCAAATTTGCCCATATACCaaatctacctattcaaataggtcctacctattcaaataggtccgacctattcaaataggtccgacctattcaaataggtactttttctgttTTGAAAATTCTTCCACATTTGTTGGACTGTTGCAAATTTGCTCATACACCaaatctacctattcaaataggtccaacctattcaaataggtccaacctattcaaataggtcctacctattcaaataggtccgacctattcaaataggtactttttctgttTTGAAAATTCTTCCACATTTGTTGGACTGTTGCAAATTTGCTCATACACCaaatctacctattcaaataggtcctacctattcaaataggtccaacctattcaaataggtcctacctattcaaataggtcctacctattcaaataggtccgacctattcaaataggtactttttctgttttgaaaattcttacacatttgttggactgttgttgcaaatttgcccatataccaaatctacctattcaaataggaccgacctattcaaataggtccgacctattcaaataggtactttttctgttTTGAAAATTCTTCCACATTTGTTGGACTGTTGCAAATTTGCTCATACACCaaatctacctattcaaataggtccgacctattcaaataggtccgacctattcaaataggtccgacctattcaaataggtccgacctattcaaataggtccgacctattcaaataggtccgacctattcaaataggtcctacctattcaaataggtactttttctgttTTGAAAATTCTTACACTGTTGTTGCAAATTTGCCCATATACCaaatctacctattcaaataggtcctacctattcaaataggtccgacctattcaaataggtccgacctattcaaataggtactttttctgttTTGAAAATTCTTCCACATTTGTTGGACTGTTGCAAATTTGCTCATACACCaaatctacctattcaaataggtcctacctattcaaataggtccaacctattcaaataggtcctacctattcaaataggtccgacctattcaaataggtactttttctgttTTGAAAATTCTTACACATTTGTTGGACTGTTGTTGCAAATTTGCCCATACACCaaatctacctattcaaataggtccaacctattcaaataggtcctacctattcaaataggtccgacctattcaaataggtactttttccgTTTTGAAAATTCTGCCACATTTGTTGGGCTGTTATTGCAAATTTGCACATTTTCCTATTTAAATAGGTCATTTCTGCCTATTCAAATATACTTTGTTACTCGTCCCTACGAAAACTTCTACATTTGTGGGATTTCAATACAAATTTGTTCGTGTACCTCTTTATTATCACAATGGGAAGATTCGTGGGGCAACAAGGAGGGGGGTCAAGGTAACAGGGGAAAAAATAGAACGGATACACAGACCTGAAACTTAGCTCCCAGTTACAAGCTAGGCTGTAACGCCTAGCTTGTAACTGGGAGCCAAGTTTCACTTGGCGTTACAACACTTGGCATTGCAAGCCAAGTGTTGCCACCAATAGTAGGTAACTTTTCTGTTGTACCTACTATTAATGTAGGTAGATGTTGCCTACTTGTATGTAGGTCAATGTACTacctgaaggtaaggtaattatcaaaagaaggcaccaaaccgggaaggctatgtagcaccatcaaatgtgcaggataatcagagggcgctaaatatcaccaagaatgctaaTACGAGCGCTTTCCAATACGCAGCACCAAGGAGCCCTCTCAAATATTAGAGGGGCCCCAGAATTGAATTATAATTACTGGTAACAACCACTGTTTACACTGTGCCTACCATACTTAATACATTACAGATTTTAGTAATTTAACACTTCAgacatttaaatattgatctttgCAGGGTAAATAAAGTATTATCAAAAGTCACCATGGCAAGAAAGTTAATATAGGGCAAAATAAATACTTTTTACATGTACGTAAAGTGAAAACGCTAACTCTGATTTTAGACAATACATCTAATACTTTAATTATATGTACCAGGTATTTCCTTTATTAGTAGCAAGATGTTGGTCCTCATACAAGATTTATTTACAAGTACCATTCAATTAAGATTCGCTATCTAAATTTTTCACACTGAACAATTTCTGCCAAGAAAAAATGGACCATCTTCTTCGCCGATTGACTTCTTACGTCACTTTATGAATGATGACGAATCGACAAATCACCAGCTATTTCCTCAATGCCGCAAcctgcaacaaaaaaaaaaaaaaaattactttaaAACTCTTGGAACTATCCCCTACCCTGCCTATTAGTAGCGAGGTCGGGGAAACAGTAGTTCATTATATGAAGAATATCTACAGGATATGAAGAATAAATGTGTTTAAGATGTTCTGATGGTTTTATCGAAATGGCTAATGTTGAGGAAAAAATAGTTCATGAAGGTACTACCTATGTATTAAACGTAAAGTGCCTATTAAACCTATTAAACATAATAGGTACGTTTAAACAGTGACTAGTTTATACACTGGAATGTTGGGCAAAATTTCTGGAGCCCATAGGTTGTATGTGACTTTCATTCCACAAATTCAAAAGTTTGTAAGAATATTTACTTTTATTGGTATATAACCACTTGCTGTGGTAAATCTCCAACATTTGTCTACATGGTAATTATACTATTTAAAACCTACGAGGTCTCGTGTGTACTGGTCAGGAACAGTTCTCGTCAGGTAAACAGTCAGGATGGGCCagcattgttgccgccggaggatgCTAGTTGATTgtgcaccccatgctcatcctgtgaggggtagcgcaaaaaggattacagagggcacaacagGTCTTCAACAAACCTCAATGGacattacattaacaatttcatctatccttcacaccttataattacaatgtcagttaAATACAGAAAATGTTCTATTTCCAaagttatatatttactataagtcattatacattaattcaCTTGATAAATTTCCTCAAATCTTCGGGGGAAATGATTACCAAGACAAACTACCTTAACTATATTTTTtaacaaaaattatatatatatttagttttaTGTATAGTGTGTGCAGATGTCAATCCACTGCCGTCACCAGTCAGTATCATATCGCACCAATAGAGACCGAATCACTATATTTCTGAACCATCCAGCGCTGTTGCCCACGTAATGAATTTTAAGTCGTCTTCCCATGCAAGGTCGACAAATTCCACGCGTCTCCCTCAGGCGACTCTTCCAAACGCCGAATACACTGCTTGCTGTGGTGATCGTATTTATGTTTATGTCCCTGgactgagcgaagcacttgtctgTGCACAGCGAGCCGAGCACCGTTTCTGTCGCTGGACTGAGCACACTGTCCACATTTATTCGTGCTCTTGTCTCGGTCGGCGACTGATTGGCTCTC harbors:
- the LOC123762286 gene encoding uncharacterized protein, whose product is MDFLRRKRGRRQLFGPELHVWWREVRANQSPTETRARINVDSVLSPATETVLGSLCTDKCFAQSRDININTITTASSVFGVWKSRLRETRGICRPCMGRRLKIHYVGNSAGWFRNIVIRSLLDEHGVHNQLASSGGNNAGPS